A window of the Salvelinus fontinalis isolate EN_2023a chromosome 26, ASM2944872v1, whole genome shotgun sequence genome harbors these coding sequences:
- the LOC129823723 gene encoding translocation protein SEC62-like has product MAERRRHKKRIQEVSEPTKEEKAVAKYLRFNCPTKSTNMMGHRVDYFIASKAVDCLLDSKWAKAKKGEEAVFTTRDSVVDYCNKLLKKQFFHRALKVMKKKPEKDIKKDKEKEKEKKKDSKDVEASDVKKEKEKKKDSKDTEASDVKKEKEKEKKKDSKDAEVSDVKKEKSDDSPGTPKKKKDVKKKFKLEPHEDQLFLDGNEVFVWIYDPVHFKTFAMGLILVIAVIAATLFPLWPAEMRVGVYYLSVAAGCFVASILLLAVARCILFVIIWLVTGGRHHFWFLPNLTADVGFIDSFRPLYTHEYKGPRDTSKKNQDKTEGKTSDEKEGDGEEEEEEGEGDEGEGTAPQGTEEGEVAKGTGTLASTAERSDTDSDRREDEGSQHSNGNDFEMITREELEQHTEEEEEEEEEEEGEGDEGEQEGDGERKPLPVQT; this is encoded by the exons ATGGCGGAGCGCAGGAGGCATAAGAAACGGATCCAG GAGGTGAGTGAGCCCACCAAGGAGGAGAAGGCAGTGGCCAAGTACCTCCGCTTCAACTGCCCCACCAAGTCCACCAACATGATGGGCCACCGGGTGGACTACTTCATCG CATCCAAGGCGGTGGACTGTCTGCTGGACTCCAAGTGGGCAAAGGCCAAGAAGGGAGAGGAGGCCGTGTTCACCACCAGAGACTCTGTGGTGGACTACTGCAACAA gCTGCTGAAGAAGCAATTCTTCCACCGCGCTCTGAAAGTCATGAAGAAGAAGCCAGAGAAGGACATCAAGAAAGAcaaggagaaagaaaaagagaagaagaaggattCGAAGGATGTAGAGGCTTCAGATgtaaagaaggagaaagagaagaagaaggattCCAAGGATACAGAGGCTTCAGAtgtaaagaaggagaaggagaaagagaagaagaaggattCCAAGGATGCAGAGGTGTCAGATGTAAAGAAGGAGAAGAGT GACGATAGCCCCGGAACgccaaagaagaaaaaagacgTGAAGAAGAAATTCAAACTGGAGCCTCATGAGGATCAGCTCTTCTTGGATGGCAATGAG GTATTTGTTTGGATCTACGACCCAGTCCATTTTAAAACCTTTGCCATGGGACTGATTCTGG taATTGCAGTGATCGCGGCCACTCTCTTCCCGCTGTGGCCGGCTGAGATGCGTGTGGGTGTGTACTACCTGAGCGTGGCAGCAGGCTGTTTCGTGGCCAGTATACTGCTGTTGGCTGTCG CTCGCTGCATCCTGTTCGTGATCATCTGGCTGGTGACGGGCGGACGCCACCACTTCTGGTTCCTTCCCAACCTCACGGCTGACGTGGGCTTCATCGACTCTTTCCGCCCGCTCTACACCCACGAGTACAAGGGCCCGCGGGACACCAGCAAGAAGAACCAGGACAAGACTGAGGGCAAGACCAGCGATGAGAAGGAGGGTgacggtgaggaggaagaggaggaaggtgaAGGAGATGAGGGCGAGGGCACAGCGCCACAGGGGACGGAAGAAGGCGAGGTGGCGAAGGGGACGGGGACCTTAGCGAGTACCGCTGAGCGCTCTGACACAGACAGCGATCGGCGTGAGGACGAGGGCTCGCAGCACAGCAATGGAAATGACTTTGAGATGATCACCCGCGAGGAGCTGGAGCAGcacacggaggaggaggaggaggaggaggaggaggaagaaggagagggggatgaaggagAGCAGGAAGGAGACGGTGAGAGAAAGCCCTTGCCTGTTCAAACATAA